One window of the Gemmatimonadota bacterium genome contains the following:
- the folP gene encoding dihydropteroate synthase, translating to MTGPAWRVRGGVIPLEHPVVMGILNVTPDSFSDGGELDELDRLLFRADAMVEEGASILDLGGESTRPGARVVSEEEELRRVVPMVAALAARFAVPISVDTRKARVADEALSAGAAIVNDVSALSFDPAMTRVVSESGAGVVLMHMRGTPEDMKERAHYEDVEGEVARELEVAAKKALRGGVTPEAIVLDPGIGFAKTTPQSLRVLSRLSRIAGLGFPVLVGPSRKSFLGELLGLPPRERAVGSAAACVMAFLRGARIFRVHDVAPTFQALRVAEAIAGAGDGEDWTGASTGELRATT from the coding sequence ATGACCGGTCCGGCGTGGCGTGTCCGGGGCGGTGTGATCCCCCTGGAGCACCCCGTCGTCATGGGGATCCTGAACGTCACGCCCGACTCTTTCTCGGATGGCGGGGAGCTCGACGAGCTCGACCGGCTCCTCTTCCGCGCCGACGCCATGGTGGAGGAGGGCGCCTCGATTCTCGATCTCGGCGGAGAGTCCACCCGCCCCGGGGCGCGAGTGGTTTCCGAGGAGGAGGAGCTCCGGCGCGTGGTTCCGATGGTGGCGGCCCTCGCGGCCCGCTTCGCGGTCCCGATCTCGGTGGACACTCGGAAAGCCCGCGTCGCGGACGAGGCGCTTTCGGCCGGGGCCGCGATCGTGAACGACGTCTCCGCCCTCTCCTTCGATCCGGCGATGACCCGGGTCGTCTCGGAGTCCGGAGCCGGGGTCGTCCTCATGCACATGCGCGGGACTCCCGAGGATATGAAGGAGCGTGCCCACTACGAGGACGTCGAAGGGGAGGTGGCCCGGGAGCTGGAAGTGGCCGCGAAGAAGGCCCTCCGCGGAGGGGTCACGCCCGAAGCGATCGTGCTCGATCCCGGGATCGGCTTCGCCAAGACGACCCCACAGAGCCTTCGCGTCCTCTCCCGACTTTCGCGGATCGCCGGACTCGGCTTCCCCGTCCTCGTGGGTCCGAGCCGGAAGAGCTTTCTCGGAGAGCTCCTGGGCCTTCCGCCACGGGAACGGGCCGTCGGGTCGGCGGCCGCCTGTGTGATGGCCTTCCTCCGGGGGGCGCGCATCTTCCGCGTTCACGACGTGGCCCCCACCTTCCAGGCGCTCCGTGTGGCAGAGGCGATCGCGGGGGCGGGTGACGGTGAAGACTGGACCGGGGCGTCCACGGGGGAACTGAGGGCGACGACGTGA
- the cdaA gene encoding diadenylate cyclase CdaA has translation MNFVWEQVRLLTPGWTDLLEIVVVAALVYRVLLLVQRTRAMQMILGMGLLAGVYFFARILEFSLIRSILETFFQYGAIAALVVFQPELRAALARLGQSRMFRIFVKLESRKVVDEIVEAVEQLSRTSTGALIVLENEVGLDEYARTGNAIEARVSREILTTIFTPFSPLHDGAVIIRGDTIKAAGAILPLAQHPLHDRSLGTRHRAALGLAEETDAIVIVVSEESAKISVAQAGRLVVGVDIPKLREMLHGTMPAPGGGLGLAPAAR, from the coding sequence GTGAATTTCGTCTGGGAGCAGGTGCGTCTTCTGACGCCGGGATGGACCGATCTCCTCGAGATCGTGGTCGTCGCCGCGCTCGTCTACCGCGTCCTCCTCCTCGTTCAGCGAACCCGGGCGATGCAGATGATCCTCGGGATGGGACTCCTGGCGGGCGTTTACTTCTTCGCCCGCATCCTCGAGTTCTCGCTGATCCGTTCGATCCTGGAAACCTTTTTCCAGTACGGCGCCATCGCGGCGCTCGTGGTCTTCCAGCCCGAGCTCCGTGCCGCCCTCGCCCGCCTCGGACAGAGCCGGATGTTCCGGATCTTCGTGAAGCTCGAGAGCCGAAAAGTGGTGGACGAGATCGTCGAGGCGGTGGAGCAGCTCTCCCGCACCAGCACTGGGGCGCTCATCGTTCTGGAAAACGAGGTGGGGCTCGACGAATACGCGCGGACGGGGAACGCCATCGAGGCCCGGGTGTCGCGGGAGATCCTGACGACGATCTTCACTCCGTTTTCGCCCCTGCACGATGGGGCGGTGATCATCCGGGGGGACACGATCAAGGCGGCTGGCGCGATCCTCCCTCTCGCCCAGCACCCCCTCCACGACCGCTCCCTCGGGACCCGGCATCGGGCGGCCCTCGGCCTCGCGGAAGAAACGGACGCGATCGTGATCGTGGTGAGTGAGGAGAGCGCCAAGATCTCGGTGGCCCAGGCCGGGCGGCTCGTCGTCGGGGTGGACATTCCGAAGCTTCGCGAGATGCTGCACGGGACGATGCCGGCCCCGGGCGGTGGCCTCGGGCTGGCTCCCGCGGCCCGCTGA
- a CDS encoding SCE4755 family polysaccharide monooxygenase-like protein, whose protein sequence is MSRIFRLSALLGASVLLLVFGMSDSAEAHVCMVYPMSRVGDGCVARSPQKMGPCGINERSANVSEFRPGETITLELNETINHPSHYRVSFNPDGNEFHDPTSIDDKAGAHPFVLLDGIEDAEEAMQQLQVTFPTTPCENCTLQLIQVMYDKQGNGFGGASGGPNDNDDIYYSCADIVLRGEPMTAEGETPGAEVARTASGGGGGFPLPIWPVLAVGVLLVLGRPGRSSKER, encoded by the coding sequence ATGTCACGCATCTTTCGTCTAAGCGCTCTCCTCGGAGCGAGCGTGCTCCTCCTGGTATTCGGGATGAGCGACTCCGCGGAGGCGCACGTTTGCATGGTCTATCCGATGTCCCGTGTCGGCGATGGTTGCGTGGCGCGTTCCCCGCAAAAAATGGGGCCCTGCGGGATCAACGAACGCAGTGCGAACGTGAGCGAGTTCCGTCCCGGAGAGACGATCACCCTCGAGCTGAACGAGACCATCAATCACCCGAGCCACTACCGCGTCTCGTTCAACCCCGACGGGAACGAATTCCACGATCCGACCTCCATCGACGACAAGGCCGGCGCGCACCCCTTCGTCCTCCTGGATGGAATCGAGGACGCCGAGGAGGCGATGCAACAGCTTCAGGTGACCTTTCCGACCACGCCCTGCGAGAATTGCACCCTCCAGCTCATCCAGGTGATGTACGATAAGCAGGGGAATGGCTTCGGCGGCGCGAGCGGCGGGCCCAACGACAACGACGACATCTATTACTCGTGCGCAGACATCGTCCTCCGGGGCGAACCCATGACCGCCGAGGGCGAAACGCCCGGCGCCGAAGTCGCTCGGACCGCGTCGGGCGGAGGCGGGGGCTTCCCGCTTCCGATCTGGCCCGTGCTCGCCGTAGGCGTCCTGCTCGTTCTCGGCCGGCCGGGCCGGTCCTCCAAGGAGCGTTAG
- a CDS encoding glycerophosphodiester phosphodiesterase — MIGPPRPGHPYLAGKPLFFAHRGGAKLAPENTLEAFRSAVDRWGADILEMDVRLTRDGEIVVIHDEAVDRTTDGSGPVASFTLAELERLDAGARFLDLKGRASFRGCGVRVPRFEDVLDAFPRTRLNVDAKDPASLPPLLALLRRRRDQHRVLLAAVEEEGRADRHGYEGPTSATRRQLRLFYVFHRFPGGGPYIPPVDALQIPDWWKERRVTSLRLLREAHRRNIAVHVWTVDDPVVMRELLAWGVDGIQTDRPDLLARVLHQETGRPLPPGHLEEGGGSP; from the coding sequence GTGATCGGGCCTCCCCGCCCCGGGCATCCCTATCTCGCAGGGAAGCCCCTTTTTTTCGCACACCGCGGTGGTGCGAAGCTCGCACCTGAAAACACCCTCGAAGCATTTCGAAGCGCGGTGGATCGCTGGGGGGCGGACATCCTCGAAATGGATGTGCGGCTCACCCGGGACGGAGAGATCGTCGTGATCCACGACGAAGCGGTGGACCGGACGACGGACGGATCGGGACCGGTCGCGAGCTTCACCCTCGCCGAGCTGGAGCGCCTCGACGCCGGCGCCCGCTTCCTCGACCTGAAGGGGCGGGCCTCCTTTCGGGGGTGCGGCGTCCGGGTGCCCCGATTCGAGGACGTCCTCGATGCCTTTCCGCGCACCCGCTTGAACGTGGACGCAAAGGATCCGGCGTCCCTCCCGCCCCTCCTCGCCCTCCTCCGCCGGCGCCGCGACCAGCACCGGGTCCTCCTCGCGGCGGTCGAAGAGGAGGGGAGGGCGGACCGGCACGGCTACGAAGGACCCACCTCGGCCACTCGCCGCCAGCTCCGCCTCTTCTACGTCTTCCACCGGTTTCCCGGGGGCGGACCCTACATTCCACCTGTGGACGCCCTGCAGATTCCCGACTGGTGGAAGGAGCGCCGGGTCACGAGCCTTCGGCTCCTTCGGGAAGCGCACCGCCGGAACATCGCCGTGCACGTCTGGACCGTGGATGACCCGGTCGTGATGCGCGAGCTTCTCGCCTGGGGCGTGGATGGGATCCAGACCGACCGCCCCGACCTCCTCGCGCGGGTCCTTCACCAGGAGACCGGGCGCCCCCTTCCGCCCGGGCACCTGGAGGAGGGCGGGGGCTCCCCATGA
- the tilS gene encoding tRNA lysidine(34) synthetase TilS, which produces MIPGPGAQDEGPSGSLSARIAERWRAKGWGGEGTRVVIACSGGLDSLVLLHLFRFGLDGLGLVVQAAHFDHRMRAESEADAAWLGALAESWGIRLHLERATHSPRDESAARALRYEFLEGLIRHGAADRVLTAHHADDQVETVLFRILRGTGIEGLAGIPEERAPGILRPLLPFRRAELEEYAHSHAIEPREDSTNLSPRFARNRVRHTLLPLLEEVHPGARAGILRLARNAAEAAETLDTLLEPRLAAIVEPPRAEAPDPDHLAIRSESGGTGVVLDRERFLAEEDVIQSALLRKLARSFGFALSRSGTAVALQFMREGASGAGVAVEGKLDISRDFGALRLAPRPGGSPDAGGPTSTAPEELTIPSDAPGEGRLAVGGATLEVSWGRGPVEAFREWEYVVLDRMALHYPLTLRGWRDGDRTRTRGGGKKLKKLFGELKLTRRERSRIAVLADAAGDVLWIPGHHRAPGSVPPVAGGPQDPFLIGVRDAYEP; this is translated from the coding sequence ATGATCCCCGGGCCAGGAGCTCAAGACGAAGGGCCGTCCGGGTCGCTCTCCGCGAGAATCGCGGAGCGTTGGCGCGCGAAAGGGTGGGGCGGGGAAGGAACGAGGGTCGTCATCGCTTGCTCCGGCGGGCTCGATTCACTCGTCCTTCTCCACCTCTTCCGCTTCGGCCTGGACGGGCTTGGCCTCGTCGTGCAGGCCGCCCACTTCGATCACCGGATGCGCGCGGAAAGCGAGGCGGACGCCGCCTGGCTCGGCGCCCTCGCCGAGAGCTGGGGAATTCGCCTCCATCTGGAACGCGCGACCCATTCCCCGCGCGACGAGTCCGCGGCCCGCGCGCTACGCTACGAGTTCCTCGAAGGCCTCATCCGTCATGGCGCGGCGGACCGAGTGCTCACCGCGCATCACGCGGACGACCAGGTGGAGACCGTCCTCTTCCGCATCCTTCGGGGGACCGGAATCGAGGGGCTGGCGGGGATTCCGGAAGAGAGGGCCCCGGGAATCCTCCGGCCCCTCCTTCCTTTCAGACGCGCCGAGCTCGAGGAGTACGCGCACTCCCATGCCATCGAGCCGCGCGAGGATTCGACGAACCTCTCCCCTCGCTTCGCGCGGAATCGGGTACGCCACACGCTCCTTCCCCTTCTGGAAGAGGTCCATCCAGGAGCTCGCGCCGGAATCCTTCGCCTCGCCCGCAACGCCGCAGAAGCGGCCGAGACCCTCGATACGCTCCTCGAGCCCCGTCTCGCCGCAATCGTCGAACCCCCCCGCGCCGAGGCCCCGGACCCCGACCACCTGGCGATCCGATCGGAGTCCGGGGGGACAGGGGTCGTGCTCGACCGGGAGCGTTTCCTGGCGGAGGAGGATGTGATCCAGAGCGCTCTCCTGAGAAAGCTGGCGCGCTCTTTCGGCTTCGCCCTCTCTCGGTCCGGAACCGCGGTTGCCCTACAGTTTATGAGGGAGGGTGCGAGCGGCGCCGGAGTCGCCGTCGAAGGAAAGCTGGACATCTCACGGGACTTTGGAGCGCTCCGGCTCGCCCCCCGGCCCGGTGGCAGCCCGGACGCAGGCGGACCCACCTCCACGGCTCCGGAGGAGTTGACGATCCCCTCGGATGCCCCGGGCGAGGGTCGGCTCGCCGTGGGCGGCGCGACCCTGGAGGTCTCCTGGGGGAGGGGTCCGGTGGAGGCGTTCCGGGAGTGGGAATACGTCGTCCTCGATCGCATGGCGCTCCACTATCCTCTGACCCTTCGTGGATGGCGGGACGGAGACCGCACGCGAACAAGGGGGGGAGGGAAAAAGCTGAAGAAGCTCTTCGGAGAGCTGAAGCTCACGCGGCGGGAGCGCTCGCGGATCGCAGTCCTCGCCGATGCCGCTGGAGACGTTCTCTGGATCCCGGGGCACCATCGGGCTCCGGGCTCGGTTCCTCCCGTCGCCGGGGGTCCGCAGGACCCCTTCCTCATCGGGGTGCGCGATGCGTACGAGCCCTGA
- the ftsH gene encoding ATP-dependent zinc metalloprotease FtsH, protein MAQRQMKRPKDSGEPGWNRRSRNAALWLLIILLPILFMQLMPGRDEPRYEFNYSEFRQELAEGNIHSVTVIDQTRVEGALRRPVARDGRDYELFVTNLLGPITESLEAELSAQGVIATGEPESTPWWTVLITFAPWLLVIFVWIWLLRMMQGGGNKAFQFGRSKAKLISPDTPKVSFADVAGAEEAKHELEEIIEFLKDPQKFSRLGGRLPKGVLLVGPPGTGKTLLAKAVAGEAGRPFFQMSGSDFVEMFVGVGASRVRDLFEQGKAHAPCIIFIDEIDAVGRHRGAGLGGGHDEREQTLNQLLVEMDGFESNEGVILLAATNRPDVLDPALLRPGRFDRQVVVDSPDVLGREQILVVHARKLPLEDDVELSVIARGTPGLSGADLANICNEAALLAARRDGERVTMEDFETAKDKVMLGTERRSLVLTENERKLTAYHEAGHAVLGLRVPGLDPIHKVTIVPRGRALGITASLPQEDRHSYTKDWLEGQLAMLFGGRVAEEMIFGAEKITTGAGNDIERATQMARRMVTRFGMSELVGLMAVGESDHEVFLGRDMTQRREVSEHTAQLVDQEVKRTLDEAHDRARRVLEGERDLLEAIAQALLERETLNREDVELLARGKTLPPLPASTIPIAVAATGAEATAPLSPRGARPAIPEPPLADAGEEGEEEAGEPVPGEETPVSSPVARITRREPDPDTGRG, encoded by the coding sequence ATGGCCCAACGCCAAATGAAACGGCCGAAAGACTCGGGAGAGCCGGGGTGGAACCGTCGCTCGAGGAACGCCGCGCTTTGGCTCCTCATCATCCTCCTTCCGATTCTGTTCATGCAGCTCATGCCCGGGCGGGATGAGCCGCGTTACGAGTTCAACTATTCCGAATTCCGCCAGGAGCTCGCCGAGGGAAACATCCACTCGGTCACCGTGATCGACCAGACGCGCGTCGAGGGCGCATTGCGGCGCCCCGTGGCTCGCGACGGACGCGATTACGAACTCTTCGTGACGAATCTCCTTGGTCCGATCACGGAGTCGCTCGAGGCGGAGCTGAGTGCGCAGGGCGTCATCGCCACTGGGGAGCCCGAGTCCACCCCCTGGTGGACCGTGCTCATCACCTTCGCCCCCTGGCTCCTCGTCATCTTCGTCTGGATCTGGCTCCTCCGCATGATGCAGGGGGGCGGGAACAAGGCGTTTCAGTTCGGACGATCGAAGGCGAAGCTGATCTCACCGGACACGCCGAAGGTCTCCTTCGCCGACGTCGCGGGAGCGGAGGAGGCGAAACACGAGCTCGAGGAGATCATCGAGTTCCTCAAGGACCCCCAGAAGTTCTCGCGCCTGGGTGGGCGCCTCCCCAAGGGGGTCCTTCTCGTCGGGCCGCCGGGGACGGGAAAAACCCTCCTCGCGAAGGCGGTCGCGGGCGAAGCGGGGCGCCCCTTCTTCCAGATGTCGGGCTCCGACTTCGTGGAGATGTTCGTCGGGGTCGGCGCTTCGCGTGTGCGCGACCTCTTCGAGCAGGGAAAGGCGCACGCGCCCTGCATCATCTTCATTGACGAAATCGATGCGGTCGGCCGGCACCGGGGCGCCGGGCTCGGTGGAGGGCACGACGAACGGGAGCAGACGCTCAACCAGCTCCTCGTCGAGATGGACGGCTTCGAGTCGAACGAAGGGGTGATCCTCCTCGCGGCGACGAACCGCCCGGACGTCCTCGACCCCGCCCTCCTTCGACCGGGACGGTTCGACCGGCAGGTCGTGGTGGACTCCCCCGACGTGCTGGGGCGCGAGCAGATTCTGGTCGTGCATGCCCGCAAGCTTCCCCTGGAAGACGACGTCGAGCTCTCCGTGATCGCGCGGGGGACCCCCGGTCTCTCCGGGGCCGACCTCGCGAACATCTGCAACGAGGCCGCCCTCCTCGCCGCGCGGCGGGATGGTGAGCGCGTCACCATGGAGGACTTCGAGACGGCGAAGGACAAGGTGATGCTCGGGACGGAGCGGCGGAGCCTGGTGCTCACGGAGAACGAACGAAAGCTGACCGCCTATCACGAGGCGGGTCACGCCGTTTTGGGTCTTCGAGTCCCTGGGCTCGATCCGATCCACAAGGTGACGATCGTCCCGCGCGGACGGGCCCTCGGCATCACGGCCTCGCTTCCCCAGGAGGACCGGCACTCCTACACGAAGGACTGGCTCGAAGGACAACTCGCCATGCTCTTCGGCGGGCGGGTCGCCGAGGAGATGATCTTCGGTGCGGAGAAGATCACGACGGGCGCCGGGAACGACATCGAGCGCGCGACCCAGATGGCGCGGCGGATGGTCACCCGCTTCGGGATGTCCGAGCTCGTGGGTCTCATGGCCGTCGGCGAGTCCGATCACGAGGTCTTCCTCGGCCGCGACATGACCCAGCGCCGCGAGGTCTCCGAGCACACCGCCCAGCTCGTGGACCAGGAGGTCAAGCGGACTCTCGACGAGGCGCACGACCGCGCGCGGCGCGTCCTCGAAGGGGAGCGCGACCTCCTCGAGGCGATTGCGCAGGCCCTTCTCGAGCGCGAGACGCTGAATCGCGAAGACGTGGAACTCCTGGCGCGGGGGAAGACGCTCCCTCCCCTTCCGGCCAGCACCATACCCATCGCCGTGGCGGCAACCGGCGCGGAGGCGACGGCACCGCTCAGCCCGAGAGGCGCTCGGCCCGCCATCCCCGAGCCCCCGCTCGCGGACGCGGGAGAGGAAGGGGAAGAGGAGGCTGGAGAGCCGGTTCCCGGAGAGGAAACACCCGTGTCCTCGCCCGTCGCGCGGATCACCCGCAGGGAACCGGATCCCGACACCGGGCGGGGATGA
- the hpt gene encoding hypoxanthine phosphoribosyltransferase — MRTSPEAAGWPAAGRSGDPSHVVFSAEEIAARVGELGAEIGRHYQESSGLLVLGLLKGSFIFLADLVRALRLPLQVDFFIASSYGASRVSSGKVRFLYEPEVDLRGRDVLIVEDIVDSGATLDLLIHTLEAKGPKSLELCALLHKRAVTVVKEPRWVGFEAPPQFLVGYGLDYAEEFRHLPYIGSL; from the coding sequence ATGCGTACGAGCCCTGAGGCGGCCGGGTGGCCCGCGGCGGGAAGAAGCGGGGACCCCTCGCACGTCGTCTTCAGCGCGGAAGAAATCGCTGCGCGCGTCGGGGAGCTGGGCGCCGAAATCGGGCGCCACTATCAGGAATCGAGCGGGCTCCTGGTGTTGGGGCTACTGAAGGGGTCGTTTATATTTCTAGCGGATTTGGTACGGGCGCTCCGTCTCCCCCTCCAGGTGGATTTCTTCATTGCGTCGAGTTATGGCGCAAGCCGGGTTTCTTCGGGGAAGGTGAGGTTCCTTTACGAGCCTGAAGTGGATCTTCGGGGCCGCGATGTCTTGATCGTGGAAGACATTGTGGATAGTGGCGCCACCCTGGACCTCCTCATCCACACTCTGGAGGCGAAGGGACCTAAGAGCCTCGAGCTCTGCGCGCTTCTGCACAAGCGCGCGGTCACCGTGGTGAAAGAGCCGCGGTGGGTTGGATTCGAGGCGCCACCCCAATTCTTGGTGGGGTACGGGTTGGACTACGCGGAAGAATTCAGGCACCTTCCCTACATCGGGAGCCTGTGA